The following proteins are encoded in a genomic region of Zea mays cultivar B73 chromosome 9, Zm-B73-REFERENCE-NAM-5.0, whole genome shotgun sequence:
- the LOC100278385 gene encoding uncharacterized protein isoform X1 produces the protein MLGSRRWQSPADAPAATDDLEDTGGVGGPSRRPLRHGLHRASPYGGAPRRWLSKLPVTSRIFPTMPRDRAASGSNQEVHCEPLEVIRERHSTEPNINAAAILPSRPVSNTFNLLLEGDMNPSHGNGLAEIENIINQRYFSRDETLRLIEIMRSRTSDFTVEDQRPPVSTAKGFETKFFTPAKLIEAQPSWRTDIVPSSNVHDIGSSPVEIAKAFMEAQTSASVHESKKRKFRALSHGVAVDNSTSEVFPTITTDSSVRWPDSVVQGGPNYLTPQSNKGRTLSQPLSRTPYNSSVIRRYIKNSRHGDMHNNGQTQFPTPFSIGSKKPRRYKVELEDHLRILEDTHVSASGGIAQPSSSRGQIDVFGSILREGSTAINNVAFNLQESDGKSMTESRTTFGRASGVDNISRVASVSVHPKSSETAFKILKQLDRTIPSPTSKPLGLRQTLAKKNTFSVATYRQIKEPDIIIGNDNKQSSINESGSASSETTYGKKVQQPQSSPISGESSEKVQRSGANSDVYEAGTSQRPLKSNLTPTSVAEVLDNNNTSKGFSFTFPIPKAPSSLLEPPPTPTMASPPRTLPITNEDVPKFTFGSSSMANKLVFSFNSTSSSPGAGGTDPTFKFGSDNKRELVF, from the exons ATGTTGGGGTCGCGCCGGTGGCAGTCTCCGGCTGATGCTCCTGCGGCCACCGATGACTTGGAGGACACTGGTGGCGTCGGCGGCCCGTCCAGGCGGCCTCTGCGCCACGGGCTGCACCGCGCGTCGCCCTACGGTGGTGCCCCCCGCCGGTGGCTCTCCAAGCTCCCCGTGACTTCGAGGATATTCCCCACCATGCCACGCGACCGCGCGGCCTCAG GCAGTAATCAAGAGGTTCATTGTGAACCACTAGAAGTTATTCGTGAA AGACACTCCACAGAACCAAACATCAATGCTGCAGCTATTCTACCATCAAGACCTGTGAGCAATACATTTAACCTGCTTCTGGAAGGTGACATGAATCCAAGTCATGGCAATGGGCTTGCTGAAATAGAGAACATAATCAACCAGAGATATTTTTCTAG GGATGAGACACTACGTCTTATAGAGATCATGCGGTCAAGGACTTCTGATTTTACTGTTGAAGACCAGAGACCTCCAGTATCTACTGCAAAAGGTTTTGAAACAAAATTTTTTACACCTGCCAAACTGATCGAGGCTCAGCCATCTTGGAGGACTGATATCGTTCCATCATCCAAT GTGCATGATATTGGTTCTTCGCCAGTTGAAATTGCCAAAGCTTTTATGGAAGCGCAGACCTCAGCTTCTGTACACGAGTCCAAAAAGCGGAAATTCAGAGCTTTGAGTCATGGAGTTGCGGTTGACAATTCGACATCAGAAGTTTTCCCTACAATAACTACTGATTCTTCTGTAAGATGGCCTGACTCAGTTGTTCAAGGTGGTCCCAATTATCTTACACCACAAAGTAATAAAGGAAGGACTCTGTCTCAGCCTCTTTCTCGCACACCATACAATAGCTCAGTTATTCGAAGATATATTAAG AACAGCAGGCATGGTGATATGCACAATAATGGACAGACACAATTTCCCACTCCATTTTCTATTGGAAGTAAG AAACCACGTAGGTACAAGGTGGAACTGGAAGACCATCTG AGAATACTAGAGGATACACATGTATCAGCAAGTGGTGGTATAGCGCAGCCATCATCTTCCAGGGGACAGATAGATGTTTTTGGTTCTATTCTAAGAGAAGGTTCGACTGCAATAAACAATGTTGCATTCAACCTGCAAGAGTCAGATGGTAAAAGCATGACAGAAAGCAGAACAACTTTTGGACGTGCTTCAGGTGTAGACAATATCTCAAGGGTTGCTTCAGTATCTGTTCATCCCAAGTCAAGCGAAACAGCATTCAAAATACTTAAGCAACTTGACAGAACTATTCCTTCCCCTACATCAAAGCCACTAGGGCTGAGACAGACATTAGCCAAGAAAAATACTTTTTCTGTTGCTACCTACAGACAGATTAAAGAGCCTGATATCATTATCGGTAATGATAATAAACAGAGCAGCATTAATGAGAGTGGTAGTGCTAGCTCGGAGACTACATATGGAAAAAAG GTTCAGCAACCTCAAAGCAGTCCTATTTCAGGAGAGTCAAGTGAAAAAGTCCAGAGAAGCGGAGCTAACTCAGATGTTTATGAAGCAGGCACTTCTCAGCGTCCTCTGAAATCAAATCTAACACCCACTTCAGTCGCCGAGGTCTTGGATAATAACAACACCAGCAAAGGTTTCAGCTTCACATTTCCTATTCCTAAAGCTCCAAGCTCTCTACTTGAACCGCCTCCTACACCAACCATGGCCTCGCCACCAAGGACCTTGCCAATCACTAACGAGGATGTTCCCAAGTTCACCTTTGGCTCATCCAGCATGGCCAACAAACTCGTTTTCTCCTTCAACTCCACAAGCAGTTCTCCTGGTGCTGGTGGAACAGACCCAACCTTCAAATTTGGATCTGATAATAAGCGAGAGCTTGTGTTTTGA
- the LOC100278385 gene encoding uncharacterized protein LOC100278385 has translation MLGSRRWQSPADAPAATDDLEDTGGVGGPSRRPLRHGLHRASPYGGAPRRWLSKLPVTSRIFPTMPRDRAASGSNQEVHCEPLEVIRERHSTEPNINAAAILPSRPVSNTFNLLLEGDMNPSHGNGLAEIENIINQRYFSRDETLRLIEIMRSRTSDFTVEDQRPPVSTAKGFETKFFTPAKLIEAQPSWRTDIVPSSNVHDIGSSPVEIAKAFMEAQTSASVHESKKRKFRALSHGVAVDNSTSEVFPTITTDSSVRWPDSVVQGGPNYLTPQSNKGRTLSQPLSRTPYNSSVIRRYIKNSRHGDMHNNGQTQFPTPFSIGSKRILEDTHVSASGGIAQPSSSRGQIDVFGSILREGSTAINNVAFNLQESDGKSMTESRTTFGRASGVDNISRVASVSVHPKSSETAFKILKQLDRTIPSPTSKPLGLRQTLAKKNTFSVATYRQIKEPDIIIGNDNKQSSINESGSASSETTYGKKVQQPQSSPISGESSEKVQRSGANSDVYEAGTSQRPLKSNLTPTSVAEVLDNNNTSKGFSFTFPIPKAPSSLLEPPPTPTMASPPRTLPITNEDVPKFTFGSSSMANKLVFSFNSTSSSPGAGGTDPTFKFGSDNKRELVF, from the exons ATGTTGGGGTCGCGCCGGTGGCAGTCTCCGGCTGATGCTCCTGCGGCCACCGATGACTTGGAGGACACTGGTGGCGTCGGCGGCCCGTCCAGGCGGCCTCTGCGCCACGGGCTGCACCGCGCGTCGCCCTACGGTGGTGCCCCCCGCCGGTGGCTCTCCAAGCTCCCCGTGACTTCGAGGATATTCCCCACCATGCCACGCGACCGCGCGGCCTCAG GCAGTAATCAAGAGGTTCATTGTGAACCACTAGAAGTTATTCGTGAA AGACACTCCACAGAACCAAACATCAATGCTGCAGCTATTCTACCATCAAGACCTGTGAGCAATACATTTAACCTGCTTCTGGAAGGTGACATGAATCCAAGTCATGGCAATGGGCTTGCTGAAATAGAGAACATAATCAACCAGAGATATTTTTCTAG GGATGAGACACTACGTCTTATAGAGATCATGCGGTCAAGGACTTCTGATTTTACTGTTGAAGACCAGAGACCTCCAGTATCTACTGCAAAAGGTTTTGAAACAAAATTTTTTACACCTGCCAAACTGATCGAGGCTCAGCCATCTTGGAGGACTGATATCGTTCCATCATCCAAT GTGCATGATATTGGTTCTTCGCCAGTTGAAATTGCCAAAGCTTTTATGGAAGCGCAGACCTCAGCTTCTGTACACGAGTCCAAAAAGCGGAAATTCAGAGCTTTGAGTCATGGAGTTGCGGTTGACAATTCGACATCAGAAGTTTTCCCTACAATAACTACTGATTCTTCTGTAAGATGGCCTGACTCAGTTGTTCAAGGTGGTCCCAATTATCTTACACCACAAAGTAATAAAGGAAGGACTCTGTCTCAGCCTCTTTCTCGCACACCATACAATAGCTCAGTTATTCGAAGATATATTAAG AACAGCAGGCATGGTGATATGCACAATAATGGACAGACACAATTTCCCACTCCATTTTCTATTGGAAGTAAG AGAATACTAGAGGATACACATGTATCAGCAAGTGGTGGTATAGCGCAGCCATCATCTTCCAGGGGACAGATAGATGTTTTTGGTTCTATTCTAAGAGAAGGTTCGACTGCAATAAACAATGTTGCATTCAACCTGCAAGAGTCAGATGGTAAAAGCATGACAGAAAGCAGAACAACTTTTGGACGTGCTTCAGGTGTAGACAATATCTCAAGGGTTGCTTCAGTATCTGTTCATCCCAAGTCAAGCGAAACAGCATTCAAAATACTTAAGCAACTTGACAGAACTATTCCTTCCCCTACATCAAAGCCACTAGGGCTGAGACAGACATTAGCCAAGAAAAATACTTTTTCTGTTGCTACCTACAGACAGATTAAAGAGCCTGATATCATTATCGGTAATGATAATAAACAGAGCAGCATTAATGAGAGTGGTAGTGCTAGCTCGGAGACTACATATGGAAAAAAG GTTCAGCAACCTCAAAGCAGTCCTATTTCAGGAGAGTCAAGTGAAAAAGTCCAGAGAAGCGGAGCTAACTCAGATGTTTATGAAGCAGGCACTTCTCAGCGTCCTCTGAAATCAAATCTAACACCCACTTCAGTCGCCGAGGTCTTGGATAATAACAACACCAGCAAAGGTTTCAGCTTCACATTTCCTATTCCTAAAGCTCCAAGCTCTCTACTTGAACCGCCTCCTACACCAACCATGGCCTCGCCACCAAGGACCTTGCCAATCACTAACGAGGATGTTCCCAAGTTCACCTTTGGCTCATCCAGCATGGCCAACAAACTCGTTTTCTCCTTCAACTCCACAAGCAGTTCTCCTGGTGCTGGTGGAACAGACCCAACCTTCAAATTTGGATCTGATAATAAGCGAGAGCTTGTGTTTTGA